Genomic window (Acidobacteriota bacterium):
CTCGCTCCTCACCCACCACCACGAGTAGGCCGACACGCTCCTCCCCGGCCACCCGGAAACGTTCGAGGGCCATGATCTCGGCCGCCAGGATCCCCTTCGCATCGCATGCGCCCCGGCCATGGAGAACGTCCCCCTCCACACGGCTCGGAAAGAACGGCGGCACGCAATCGATGTGGGTCGAGAAGACAATCTCCGGATCGCCGGCGCCTACGGTGGCGATGATGTTGACGCGGTCGTCCACCACCGGCTGCTCGGTGACGTCGTAGCCCTGGCGCCGCAGCCAGGCGGCGAGCCAGTCGGTAGCCTGGGCTTCGTGGCCGCTGGTCGACTCGATGTCGATGAGCGAGCGGGCGAGATCGACGACGTCGGTCGCGGCAGGTTCCATCATTGAATCACCGAAGCCAGTCTTCCAGCGCGGTGCGGGTGTCGGTCTTGGCGTCGCGGTACTTCACGATAACCGGCGTGGCGAGGGACAGGCCCCACTCCCGGCCCGGCTCCGCCGTGACGGCGCGGGCGCCCGGAACGACGACCGCCCCTTCGGGCACCACCGTCGGCTCGCCCGCGACCGGCTTGATCACGCACCGGTTCGGCAGATCGTAGATCGGCGTCGAGCCGGTCAGGACCGTGCCGGCCGCGATGACCGCCCGGCGCTTGACCACTGCCCCTTCATATAGCCCGGTGTTACCGCCTACGAGAACGTCATCCTCCACGATGACCGGCAGCGCGCCGACCGGCTCGAGCACGCCGCCGATCTGTGCGGCGGCGCTGACGTGAACGCCGCTGCCGACCTGGGCGCAGGAGCCCACCAGCGCGTGCGAATCGATCAGGCTGCCGTCGCTTACATACGCGCCGATGTTGATGTACATCGGCGGCATGCAGATGACGCCGGCGCCGAGGTAGGCGCCGTCACGCACCGACGATCCCCCCGGCACCAGGCGCACGCGCGATTCCGCCGACAGCGGCCGGAGCGGCAGCGTGTCCTTGTCGAGCCAGGGGGACGTCTCGTCGGGCGACGCAAACGGCACGATGTCGCCGCAGCGGAAGCCGACCAGGATGCCCTGCTTCACCCAGGCGTTAACGCGCCAGCCGGTCGGGGCGTCAGCGTCCGGTTCTGCCGCGCGGACGCGGCCGGCGGAGAGTTCCGTCCGCAACTCGGCGAACGCGGCGCGGGCTTCGGTGCGGTCGGCGTCGGCGCCCTGGGAGAACAAAGTCGAAATGCGTGCTTCGAGATCCATCGGTGGCGCAGATTGTATCCGCCACGCGCCGCGGACACCGCAACGGACACGCTGGAAGCGCACGCCGGCTCACCGGCAATCAACTGAGCGTACTGGCCAGGCCCGCCTCGACAATGCGCCGGTCCTGCGTCAACAGCGTGGCGCCGAGGACACGGGCTGTCGCCACGAGAATCCGATCGGCCGGATCGCGGTGGAATGAATCGGGCAATGCGCCAAGCTCCGCCGCAATGGCTGGGGAAATGCCGTGGACCCGCACGAGCGGCGGCGCAACCGCCGCTTCCAGCCAGTCCCGAAGCGGAACCGCCAGCCGGACACGTCCCAGGCTATGGAGCGTCGCCACTTCCCAAAGCGAGATGTCGGACACGAGCAGCGGCGACGTCGCGCTGGCGGAGGCAACGGCATCCCGCTGCGCCGGCGAGAGTCGCGTGCTATCCGTGAGCCACCAGATCAGGACGTGCGTATCGAGCAGCGCGATCACCGTCGAAGGCTCTCCCAATGTTCTTCGGGGACGGCCGGTCCGACGATATCGCCCAACACGGTAACGGTGCCCTCGAGGGCCATCTGGGGATACGCGGCGCCGGTGCGGTTGGCCGGCCCCAACTCGGCGACCGGCCGGCCGCGCTTCAGAATGACCACACGCTCGCCGGTTTCCGCGACGCGATCGAGGATGCCCAGGCAGCGTGCCTTGAAGTCGGATGCGTTGATGGTCTCCACATGACTAGTGTCAATGACCAGTCATATGCGTGTCAAGCGAAAGACGACTAGCAGCCCGTGGTGAAACCCCGCGTCACACCGAGAGCGGCGAGACGCCCGGCTGACAAGGCGCGACGAGGGAGCATATTGGCCATATGCGACCGAGGAGCAACGCAGTTCAGCCGGGATGTATCGCCGCTCGAATGTAGCGGGGGTTTCACCACGGGCTGCTAGCGGCGGACGACTTCGGCGTCGACGATTTCCACCCGGTCGACCGGGGTTTCCCCGTCGACGGGAACCGCTTCGATAGACGCTACGACATCGAGCCCTTCGGTGACGACGCCGAAGGCGGTGTAGACGCCGTCGAGCTCCGGCGACGTGTCGGTGACGATGAAGAAGCTGGTGGATGCGCTCGATGGATCGTCGAGTCTCGCCATGGAGACGACGCCGCGCACGTGCGGCGTATCGTTGAACTCCGGATCGAGGTTCTCGATGAAGCGCTGCTGGCGGTCGGTCAGCATTTCGCGGCGCGTCGGGAGATGGCCGCTCTGGATGACGAAGCCGGGGACGATGCGGTGGAAGGCGATGCCGTCGTAGACGCCGGCGTCGGCGAGGCGAAGGAAGTTGCGGACATGGCTGGGCGCGCGGTCGGGGTAGAGATCGATCGCGATCCGGCCATGCGTCGTGTTGAGAACGACCCGATAGGCTGCCAGTTCGGCGTCGGTCTCGGTCGTGTACGGCGGCGCCTCCGGCGGCGGCTTGTCGCGGATCGTGGCGGTCCGGACCACGACGCGCTCGGTGGCGCGTCCCTCCGCGTCGATCGGGGTCTCGGAGATGCGCGTGACGACATCCATGCCGTCGGCGACCTGGCCCCAGACGGTGTATTGCCCATTGAGGCCCGGCTGATCCACGACGCAGATCAGGAACTGCGCGCCGCCGCTGTTCGGGTCGCCCGGCGCAACCACGGCGGACACCGTTCCTCGGAGATGAGGCGCATCGCTCATCTCTCCGTCCACCAGGCCGAGCCCACCGCGGCCGTAGTCGGTCGCTCGATCCGGATCGGCCGTAAGCGGATCGCCTCCCTGAACGATGCCGTTCGCCACCATCCGGTGGAACGTCGTCCCGTCGTAGGCCCCCTGCTCGACGAGTTGCAGGAGCAGCCCGACATGATTCGGGGCGATATCGGGCCGGAGGTCGATCGCGATCATCCCGAGAGCCGTGTCAAGGACGAGTTGCTTGCCGGACATCTCCTCGACGGTGAGCGTCGCGACGAACGGCTCCCGCTCGGCCTGCTGCGCAAGTGCGGGCGGGACTGCCGCGAGGACAATGGCGGCGACCGCGAACCGAGCGGCCAGACAACGGCTGCGCATCGGTTACGGACAGTATCATGCCCCCGTGACCGCACCGGGCGACGATCGCGTGCGCTGCCCGTGGGGCGCGTCCCACCCGCTCTACCTGCCGTACCACGACGAGGAATGGGGCGTCCCGCTCCATGACGATCAGAAGATCTTCGAGATGCTCGTCCTTGAGGGCGCGCAGGCGGGATTGAGCTGGCTGACCATCCTGAAGCGGCGGCCGGCCTACCGCCGGGCGTTCAACCTGTTCGATCCGAGGAAGGTGGCGCGATTCGACGCGCGCAAGGTGGAACGGCTGCTGAACGACGCCGGCATCATCCGGAACCGGCTGAAGATTGAATCCGCCATCAGGAATGCGCGGGCGTTTCTCGCGGTGCAGGAGGACTTCGGCACTTTCGACGCCTACATCTGGCGTTTCGTCGACGGTCGGCCCAGACAGAACCGATGGGGATCGTGGTCGGAGGTACCGGCTCGGACCAAGGAGTCCGACGCGCTGAGCAAGGACCTGAAGTCGCGCGGCTTCTCGTTCGTCGGCTCCACCATCTGCTACGCGCACATGCAGGCTACCGGCATGGTGAACGATCACCAGGTCGACTGCTTCCGCTACGGCGAGGTGCAGGAACTGGGGCGCCTGACCGCGTGACGTCGCACCCCGACCGTGAGAGTGCAAATGCTGACTACAATGACCGCCTGACCGGTCGGCACCGAAGGAGAACCACCATGACACGGAAGTGGACGACGGCGTCAGCAGTAGCGGCGGCGGCCATTGCGGTGATCATCGCCGCCTGCTCGGGGGCTGACACCCAGGAGGATCGGAACTTCCCGCGCAACGCGGAGGAGTTCGATGCGCTCTTTCAGGAGGTGTCGAACGCGGGCCGCTGGGGCGCGGACGACGAGCTCGGTACCGCCAACCTGATCACACCGGACAAGGTGCGGGAGGCGGCGGGGCTGGTCCAGAGCGGCATTACCGTATCGCTTGCGCACAGCCCCATGCCCGACGAGGCGGTCGACAACCCCGACAGCGCTTTCAACCACACGATGTCGGAGAGCCTGACGAGCGACACGATCGAGTTCACCTACCACGGCTACGGCGTCAGCCACATCGACTCGCTGTGTCACTTCGCTTACAACGGCCTGCTCTACAACAACGTCCCGACCTCGGCGAGCTCGGCCGAAGAGGGATGCACGAAGAACGACATCTCCAACTTGCAGCAGGGGATCGTCACGCGCGGCGTCCTGCTCGACATCCCCCGGCTGAAGGGCGTGCCGTACCTGGAGCCGAGCGAAGCGATCTACGTCGAGGACATCGAGGCGTGGTTGGAGCAGGCCGGCACGACGGTCGGATCCGGCGACGTCATCTTCATCCGGACCGGGCGCTGGGCGCGACGCGCGGCGGAAGGGCCGTGGCAACTCTCCGGTAATTCCGCGGGTATCCATGCGTCGGTCGTCCGCTGGATCCGCGAGCGGGACGTCTCGTTCGTCGGGAGCGACGCCGCGACCGACGTGCAGCCGTCCCTGGTGGAGGATGTGAACCTGCCGGTCCATACGCTGTTGATTGCCGCGATGGGGACCGACATCTTCGACAACATGGACCTCGAGGCGCTGGCCGAGACCGCGGCGGCGGAGAACCGTTGGGAGTTCATGTTGACGGCGGCGCCGATCCCGGTCATCGGCGGGACGGGGTCACCGTTGAATCCGATCGCGATCTTCTAAGTTACATCATCACCGACACGCCTCCCGGCTCGATGCCGAAGTCGTCCGCCGGTGTTCGTCTCGCGCTTGACACGAATATGACTAGTCATTGACGCTAGTCATGTGGAGACCATCAACGCATCCGATCTCAAGGCACGCTGCCTGGGCATCCTCGATCGCGTCGCGGAAACCGGCGAGCGTGTGGTCATCCTGAAGCGCGGCCGGCCGGTCGCGGAGTTGGGGCCGGCCAACCGCACCGGCGCCGCGTATCCCCAGATGGCCCTCAAGGGCACCGTTGCCGTGTTGGGCGATATCGTCGGACCGGCTGTCCCCGAAGAACATTGGGAGAGCCTTCGACGGTGATCGCGTTGCTCGATACACACGTCCTGATCTGGTGGCTCACAGATAGCGCACGACTCTCGCCGGCACAGCGGAACGCGGTTGCATCCGCCAGCCCGTCGTCGCCGCTGCTCGTGTCCGGCATCTCGCTTTGGGAAGTGGCGACGCTCCACAGCCTGGGGCGTGTCCGGCTGGCGGGCCACACTCGTCGCAGCTCCAGGAGCGATTCCCTTGCAGTCGGCCTTCGTTGCTCGCAACCCGGATGCAGCCGGAGGAGCAACCCCTCCAGATTCGGTTCCTGAAAGACGACTTCCAGCCGCCACTTGGCCGCCGTGATACGTGCGTCGCGACCGTTCTTCCGGTCTCGATCAAGGCGGTCCCGATCCAGCAGCACGACCTGCCCAGTGAAAAACCGCCTGCCGGGATGTCTGGCGATCCGACGACCGGCCTCTTCGACGACTGAGACGGTGTCGCCACCAGTCGCAGGCTTGACGTCTAGGTGCAAGTGAAGACCCGCGTCCTCACAGCAACGTTGGAGAAGCTGAGCGAAAGCGCGATCACTCTTGCCCTCGACACCGACGAAGATCACCTGGCGGGGTTCGACGACGCGCCGACGCCGCATCCTGTCTCAACCGACTTTCGGAATGCCGCCGAGAACGCCGGCGCGGTACTTGGGGTAGAGCCGAGTATCGCGCCGAAGGCCTCGGACGTCCTGAGCGCCGTGTACCTTGGTTTCGCCTCGTCGTGTCTTCTCCACGACAAAGAGCTCTTCCTTCTCCATGTCGTCCAGCAACCCCACATTGTGTGAGGTGACAAGGAGTTGCGCATTGCGCGGATTGGTCTCTCGAGACCTGAACCACCCCAGCATGTCGCCGACGATGTCGACGTGAAGGTCGGCATCGATCTCGTCCAGGGCGGCAGGAAGGCCCTTCTCAAGGGCGACATAGAGCTGAGGCAAGAGATGAAAGAGCCGCTGGGTACCCCCGGATTGCACCATGAGGGGCAGAGCGGCGACCGGTTCGCGATGGTTGAACCAGACTGTCAGCCAGTCCTCCGGATCCGTGACGGTTCGCTCCCGAACCTCGACGCCCTGAATCCCGAGGTCGCTGGACTCCAGATGCTTGGACGCCCATGCACGTAGTTCGGAGTTGCTCGCGAGAATGTCGACCACGTTCTTGGTGGGTAGTGCCAGCGTCTTGACAATGGAGACGTTGGAGACCACCGCAAGACTCTGCAGCCAGTCGGCAATCCGCGTTGCGAGGGGGACCTTGAGCATCGCGAGGGTGCCGATGACTGGTGCGTCGTCCCGGATCGCGCCGATCCGGCCAGCCCTGGAGTCGAACCCGAGAGCGCCGGAAATCTCTCTGGAAACGCGGACCGGCGCCTCTGCACTCTCACGTTCGAAGAGGCGGCGTGACCGCCCCCGGGGGAAGTGAGACAGAGCCTCGTAACTGAAAACGGGACTATTCTGGTCGCGGCGGTCCCGCCGCAGAGCCAGCTCGTAGCGAAAGAGCTGCGGAGTTTCGTCCAAGGCCAACCAATCTGCTTCGACGTCCAGACAGAAGCGCGTGGCATCTCCGATTGTCGACTCCGAGGCGAAGGGCACTACCGCGTCGATGAAGGCGTTAGCATCGTCGGACCGCG
Coding sequences:
- a CDS encoding 2,3,4,5-tetrahydropyridine-2,6-dicarboxylate N-succinyltransferase, which encodes MDLEARISTLFSQGADADRTEARAAFAELRTELSAGRVRAAEPDADAPTGWRVNAWVKQGILVGFRCGDIVPFASPDETSPWLDKDTLPLRPLSAESRVRLVPGGSSVRDGAYLGAGVICMPPMYINIGAYVSDGSLIDSHALVGSCAQVGSGVHVSAAAQIGGVLEPVGALPVIVEDDVLVGGNTGLYEGAVVKRRAVIAAGTVLTGSTPIYDLPNRCVIKPVAGEPTVVPEGAVVVPGARAVTAEPGREWGLSLATPVIVKYRDAKTDTRTALEDWLR
- a CDS encoding type II toxin-antitoxin system VapC family toxin gives rise to the protein MRLQGTLPGHPRSRRGNRRACGHSEARPAGRRVGAGQPHRRRVSPDGPRGHRYRVGRYRRTGRPRRTLGEPSTVIALLDTHVLIWWLTDSTRLSPAQRDAVASASATSPLLVSDISLWEVATLHSLGRVRLAVPLRDWLEAAVAPPLVRVHGISPAIAAELGALPDSFHRDPADRILVATARVLGATLLTQDRRIVEAGLASTLS
- a CDS encoding DNA-3-methyladenine glycosylase I produces the protein MAATANRAARQRLRIGYGQYHAPVTAPGDDRVRCPWGASHPLYLPYHDEEWGVPLHDDQKIFEMLVLEGAQAGLSWLTILKRRPAYRRAFNLFDPRKVARFDARKVERLLNDAGIIRNRLKIESAIRNARAFLAVQEDFGTFDAYIWRFVDGRPRQNRWGSWSEVPARTKESDALSKDLKSRGFSFVGSTICYAHMQATGMVNDHQVDCFRYGEVQELGRLTA
- a CDS encoding cyclase family protein codes for the protein MTRKWTTASAVAAAAIAVIIAACSGADTQEDRNFPRNAEEFDALFQEVSNAGRWGADDELGTANLITPDKVREAAGLVQSGITVSLAHSPMPDEAVDNPDSAFNHTMSESLTSDTIEFTYHGYGVSHIDSLCHFAYNGLLYNNVPTSASSAEEGCTKNDISNLQQGIVTRGVLLDIPRLKGVPYLEPSEAIYVEDIEAWLEQAGTTVGSGDVIFIRTGRWARRAAEGPWQLSGNSAGIHASVVRWIRERDVSFVGSDAATDVQPSLVEDVNLPVHTLLIAAMGTDIFDNMDLEALAETAAAENRWEFMLTAAPIPVIGGTGSPLNPIAIF
- a CDS encoding type II toxin-antitoxin system prevent-host-death family antitoxin translates to MDASHVETINASDLKARCLGILDRVAETGERVVILKRGRPVAELGPANRTGAAYPQMALKGTVAVLGDIVGPAVPEEHWESLRR
- a CDS encoding ATP-binding protein; translated protein: MKPDIRLPTIAVLMGPNGSGKTTLLRALTTMANVASLPSRSDDANAFIDAVVPFASESTIGDATRFCLDVEADWLALDETPQLFRYELALRRDRRDQNSPVFSYEALSHFPRGRSRRLFERESAEAPVRVSREISGALGFDSRAGRIGAIRDDAPVIGTLAMLKVPLATRIADWLQSLAVVSNVSIVKTLALPTKNVVDILASNSELRAWASKHLESSDLGIQGVEVRERTVTDPEDWLTVWFNHREPVAALPLMVQSGGTQRLFHLLPQLYVALEKGLPAALDEIDADLHVDIVGDMLGWFRSRETNPRNAQLLVTSHNVGLLDDMEKEELFVVEKTRRGETKVHGAQDVRGLRRDTRLYPKYRAGVLGGIPKVG